The genomic region CGATCGCACAGCCGCGTAAACGTCGTCGTTTATTAGGTCAGGAAATTATCAAAGACCTAGGCCACTTCatgcaaattaataaaactgcAAGTCAGTTAACGGCACATGGTTTTGATATGCAGACTGCATACAAACCGGAAGAAAATACAAATGAGTTGACACCACAAAAAATGCCTGCAGCATCTACGGAGTTTCTGACGCAACCACTGATAACGCCGCGGCGGCGCTTGAATGCTCTTGATGAAAGCCGTAGTGTGGGTTTGTCGACCACTACTATTTCGGAGCTACATAGCATACTCAAAACAAGCAATACACCAGAGAGAACCGAACGTGGTTACAGTGCGCGTCGTGAGCTGCATTCGGCGATAGATGAAAGCAAGAATTTACGCTTCAAATTACCTGCTACGGAAATAGTGGAAGATTCTCCAGCGAAATTGAAGCATGGCGatgccaaaataaacacagataTAGGCAAACGACGTTTAGTGTCTACAACAACTATTATCGATGAAGCTGACAAAAACGTTGCGAAGGATGAAATGCCTCATGCAACAGCGGAAACTCCAAATGAAATAGCTCAGGAGGACATTGAATTGGCAGAAGATGAAGCCATTGACGAACTGCTAATTGAGGTGCGACACGAAATACCGTCTTCCGCTACTTCTTCTCCAGCTAACCAAAAAGTAGTGATGCAAGTCGTATCAGGGGAACCGGATTCTTCAAAAAGGATTCAGGTTCTCGAAGAGGAGGAGGAAGCTGAAGACTTCTACTCACCACTTTCTTCCCGTAACAATTCACTGATTATAGAAGGTGTACGTTCACCGATTACATCGACAACAACTACATTCGCTTCATCAGATTACGAATCAAAAACATCCAAAGTATTCCGTTTTAGTGGTCCCCAACCACGTAAACCACTAGCACGCCTTTCAGCTGAGCGCAGCCAAAGTCGTACTCCAGAAAAACAAATGCCGGAGCgaaaggaagaaaaagaagaaaatcagcAATCACCAGGTTGCGTAGAAAAACAGTCGAGTAGCAGGCACGCTAGCGTTACTTCCTCCGGGTATTCGACAGCCGTAACTAATGCAGTAGACTGCCGCAAACCGAGCTTCCAGATAAAATCTGTAATGTCTTTGGCTAGCAGCGACTTTGCgccatacagctcatcgtcaAAAATAAGCTCAACTCTGTCGAAATTCAACTTACAGGACACCACGGTACAAGAACAACGTGGCAAGCTCTCTGAATGCAGTACAGTAGTTGGCAGCTTCAGTGTGGAAGAAAGCAGGTTTCCGGGAACTGATGAAATTGACAACATGGAAAAGCCAACAGCTGCTTATATTCAGTTAAAAAGGACGGCTAGTGAGTTTGTGCGACCAACGACAGTACAGCATTTGCACGCCAATACAACACTAGACATGAGTTCTTACGAATTTACTCTAGCGGAGGATGGCGCTAAACAAAAGGCAGCAGTCCTGAAAAGTATGGAAACAGATGAGTTAATGAATATGGATGAAGATGTAGAACCTGAAATTGAGGAAATCAACGTCAACAAAGAGCAGCTAGTTCCAAAATTCAATGCTAAAAGTAATGATTATGTAACCGCCCCGGCTGAGACTGACTTGTATTCAGACGCGCTTGGCATAACCGTGCAGCATGCAACGGATGTGGATATTGAGGAAAGTGAAGACTCCAATGATGTAGTTGCTTTGCTTAATAACCCGGAAGCCGCGGTCGAGAAGCTTAAAAACCAAACTGCAGCCGACGAGAGTGATAGTGATGTAATTATCTTATCGTCCTCTGCATCGTCGCCGCAAATGCATGTTGACAACCAACAATTTGATTCCGACTCTGAAAGTGACAATGACGAATCTGAAGAGGGCGGAGAAGAGGAAGATGTAAGCTATGTACATTATACGCATAAACCGAATTCGGCTGGGAATCTCAGTGATTCATCGTCTATAGAAGTCATCGAGGAAAGCCACAGCGATGGTAGCGATAGATCCGGCTCCGGCGAAATGACTAGAAAGTCAATATTAAGAACGAATATATTGCAGGAAGAGCGAGAAGCATATGTACATGCACCAGTAAATGAAAACGATTTTGAGGAGAGTAATACTGGTGAGAATACGCAACatacaaagaaagaaaaaagcaaaaaggaaaatatCACAGATATCCAGAGTGATAGCAAAGATTCATACAGCAATTCTGCATCGgtagaaaatgaagaaagaatCGAGGTTGAAGAGGCTGCTTCAAGCTGTGCTGATTATGAAGAGTTGGTATTGCGTGAAACTGTTGTTTTTGAGGAGTCCGAAGATGAACAACAAGCAGATGAAGACAACCAGGAAGCGGGTTCATACTTCAGTAAAAGCGTGTTTGTGCAAAATGACGCCAAAATTACAATAGAAGAATTGAAAGTGAACGCATACAATGCAACCTCGCAAGAAATCTACGTGGAGCTTGGCAGTGATGTGTTTTATTGCGATGCCGAAACGACCAGCGAAAGCGTTGAAATGTATGGGAAATGCGACGATGAGATAAATGTTGTAGTTGCTAGTACTTCGAAGAAAATCCTTACACATACAGTGAACCTTACCGCAAAACTACCAGAGGAATTGTTGCAAGGTGTTGAGAAACCGAAGCTAAATGAAAAAGTTTCCACTCACTCTATAATTGATAAAGACATAATTGAAGAACACAAAAAggtcaataaaaatattggtaGTGATGTCGCAGCAACTGTCGCAAACAAAAGACCGATTTTTGCTACTGCATCCCCGGAGGGCAAGAATAAATATAGAATTGAAGAATCAGAAGAGGAAAAACAAATCAGTTTGAGCGTGGGAGAAAAAGAAGATACAAAAAAGGCTGAACAATGTTTACAAGAAGAAGGGCAAATAAGTATGCGAGGGAATGAAGGCGAAGATATAGAAAAGACTAAAATTGAAGAACCGGAAGAGGAGGATCAAATTAGTTTGCACGTGGACGAATGCGATCTCAGTGAGGTTGAATTATTGGAAGTTGACGAAAATGGGAAAAATCCCACTACAGAAAAACAGTCAACAGTTAAGAGTACATCAAAGACTGCAGAAGAAGACCTTGAAGAATCTTCACAAAAGCCGCAAAGCCCAAAATCTCACCTATTAAGTGAAAGGGAGAGTAAAAGTGAACTCCGTAACTCTCCACAAAACGATTCCAAATTGCTGGAAAAGTCCTTGCGATCGTCACAAATCTCTGTTCCTGGTGAGAAGGCATGTCTTAAACGCGAATATTCTACTTTAAACACTTTGTTAGAAGAAGGCGAAACCATAACTATTTCGTCAATCCCCAAGAATACACGTTACAGTCACCGAGGCACTTCTGTACCACCCCTAGTCGACTTGACTGCGAGCCCAGCATTTGACGAAATTATTACACCACGGCGCAATACACGAGGTATTTCGATGCCACCCCAAACCACAGCTCAGCAAGAGCAAGAAGCTTCAGTACACACGCCAGAAAGGAGTACCAGCAGTCGCCGCAGTAATCGCGCCAGTTCAGCGCAACCCAGTGAAGAAATGATTGCTCTACTTGGCACACCGCGTACGCGACGGAGTTCACGAGGTGTATCCATGCCGCATGATGTTGATGAAAATGACAGTTTCATGCGCTTGCGCACTGCCCGCGGCACTTCGGTACCACCTGCTACAAAAATTGTCGCGCGTCGCCGTTCAACTTTGCTCGATCCCGTTGACGAAAATACGCCAGTATTGGATTCGCCATCAACCCGTACACGCTCACGCATGCGTCTGAATTCTACTGAGAGCGAATTGAATTCGTCGATTGTAAGCGGTAGTGAACAGGCCCCACAGTCCAAGCGAAAGCGTCGGTCTTCAATAACGAGTAACGTCTCGGAGCACCAAACTACACCGAGCAGCAGACGTACGCGTCGCAGCAATGCTGCTGCTGAATCCGAAATTACAACCAGCGAAGCAGGTTCACCAAAAACTCCTGTACGAAGGACACGCAGACAGAGTACCAATGCAGAAAACCTAGACGCAATGACGTCAATAGATAAGAACGAACATGAAACACAAGAATCGACGAACACAAATGAAAATGCTACGGAGGAGGTATTATACTCATCAGCGCGACGCTTGACACGCACTCAACTGGCTATTATGGAGAAGTCGGCGGTGCTCAGAAAAATTAAACCAGTTGAAGGATTGCACAGTGGAACATCCAAATCATCGCCTACAACAAAAGGTGCCCGGAAGCGTCGCAGTTCACGCTCCACGGTGCCCGACAGCGATGATGTCGAATCGATTTCATCGCACAGAAGTAATATTTCTGGCACACAAAAGCGTCGTGTAACGCGCAGCTCGGTAAAGGATAAGGTGAAGAATTaacagttttttctttatgtttcaatttgtttgtatataaattatttcgTTCGTTATTTTACTTCACTTATCAGGAGGAGAACGATGATGATTTGGTCAGTGTTGGCAGTTCTGTGGGAAGTGAACGGCTGTATATGTTGCGCTCCAAAGAACCTAAAAGCTCACCGAATACTACTTTGGGCACCATACTAGAAGATGAAGGGGAAGGTTAGtagattttgcaaaaaataaaacaatgtgtgaaattttcttaaaattttcagaaGCGGGACCAAAGAAGCGTTCTATGCCAATCAAAAAGCGTTTGTCTAAGTCACATGGGGAACCCAGTCCATAAGGTCAATGCtcactttatataatatatttttgttgttgcaatttgTAAATTGGGcagaaaaatgtcaataaacgctataagcattgaaaatttcttacacacattcaaggcgaatctattaaaggtggtgttggtaaatcagttgattttttttttttcgtaatatgtAATGTGTAATATGTAATGTAATAATGTAGCTGTCAGCagagaataaaacaaggcgaaagtattcacccagctgaatttttcgccataGATATGGCTTatgtcaaaatgatatgctttgtttgtattggTATTTATTTGTGATGTTTAATTCAAGACTGTTAAGATAAAaacttatctatatatataaaaatgaaatgatgttcgtttgtccgcatttttttgggccgatacgaggccaattttattcgttcttttttcatattatagggatccactaggggaaggtttttagcaaaaaaaaatttcttttaaatattttcttcatataaaaaaaagaaaaaatcaaaatattgtccaaaacaaaacttgctcgattgttagattaaagtaagtttcgaatcgacattcattttatgtgtacaactttttttgaattttttgtatttgtattgtgatacagaaatgtattgtatacagaaatttcaaatgattcgaatgaaattttttttttttatttcttccataaaatattacacctgtcgttagacaataagtaatttgatttacaaaaagatggaatgagagtgatattgaagggccaatgcccccaagctcatttagaagaaatatatacatctatatatataaaaatgaaatgatgttcgtttgtccgcatttttttgggccgatacgagaccaattttattcgttcttttttcatattatagggatccactaggggaaggttttgagcaaaaaaattttttttttaataatttcttcatataaaaaaaagaaaaaattaaaatattgtacaaattgtgtttttagtgaaaattgccGCAGAACTTgttcgattcttagattaaatttcgaattaacattcattttatatgtacaactttttttgaataaatatgcgaatttttcgttattgtgaaacgatttgtgtcgtgttgctaagttgcaaatttttttcgacggggagtaaacataaacaacaacatgTTTATGATACAGTCATGAATAATGTTAGCCGTGGAACTGATGGATTGTTTTTCTTGGATGCTTCTGGGGGAACAGGAAAgacctttttgatttcattgatattaGCAACACTTCGATCAGATAATAACGTTGCATTGGCACTCGCTTCTTCCGGAACTGCGGCTACATTACTGGAAGGCGGTCGCACAGCACACTTTGCATTAAAGTTGCCTTTGAATATGCAGGTAAATGAAACACCAAcatgtaatatttcgaaaacatctGGAATGGCAAAAGTTTTTAAAGTATGTAAGCTCATCGTATGGGACGAGTGTACTATGGCACACAAGAAACCATTGGAAGCACttgatagaactttgaaagatctACGAGGAAGCCAAACAGTCTTTGGAGGTGCCATGATTTTATTGGCTGGAGATTTCAGGCAAACATTACCTGTGATCCCAAAATCTACGGCTGCAGATGAAATCAATGCATGCTTAAAATCATCGTATTTATGGAGACATGTAAACACGCTTACACTTGCTACAAACGTACGTGTTCAACTACAGAACGATCCATCagcagctgaattttcacaccaattactgaaaatcggaaatggccaaatgtctgtcgatccaacaggaatgattacattgcctaacaacttctgcacttttgcactgtctaaagaggcattgatacagagtgtatttccaaacatagttcaacattacaaaaaccatgattggctcagcgaaagagcaattttagctgggaaaaataaggacgtcaatgatataaatgcagctattttggatgaaatacctggtgacatagttgcatataagtcaatggactctattactgatcaagatggtgtcgtaaattatccaactgaattcttaaactcactcgatttgccaggcctaccaccttataatttacgattaaaaattgcagcaccgattattatgctgcgcaacagtaatgtgccacgactttgcGACGGTACCAGAATCGCTTTGAAGAAggtaatgggtaacgttatcgaagcaacaattttgaaagggaagtacaaaggagaagatcaCTGATTCCGACGGTTTTACCATTTGATTACAAatgtttgcagttccctattcgccttgccttcgctatgacaattaataaggcgcaaggacagtctctacaaatgtgcggtattaatttagaatacccaattttttctcatggacaaacgtatgtagcttgctcacgagtaagTAAACCAAcgtcattattcatttacgcgaaagatggaaaaaccaaaaacgttgtctaccaaaaagtgttacaataaagttcgaatgaaattgtatcaaagaacttgctttgttttgtactaattttattctcttttagcaaatcattgaaattatcgcctagcgaagcgggggagggtacgctagtaaCTTATAAAGGAACTCTAATTTTATATGTCTTATCGTTTGCAAGAACGCTTCTCGAATCATCTCTttgtgcccatttacacgatgtctccactggaagggaaacattttgttcgggggtgaaggacggccgcggaagagggaagggaatttgtctcctgtactggcgacacgctttgtgcttcttattcgtatttccaatcttaaagcaatttttgacagttgcttcatttgttttcttcttctgtgggagaaggttctgagttatgtgttggttttcaagcaaacggaagataacaaagatgacaaacatccgaacactgcttgggaaatgcacgattatttttgctagtaaagtaggtataatttaaaatatataatggggcatttttatgttgaattctaattttacccgcatttctagatactcaagttaattttaagttaatgatttacatatgaagtatttttaatttaattttttttattcaagtataagaatttataaatatatttcaataaaaaaaaaaacaaattatttattatttaaccagtttgcatttttcattcatatacatatttaagaaactgttgtcgaacgctctctgctttacatgtaagcgcgtgcgagaatacatccgaaccagacgatgctaaagtattaaatgtcaaaatgtcgcggaaacatttttgcccgtgtgtccgcgaatgagacatgaaaagagaatttccagtgtctcccttccagatgtctccgtgtgtaaatggggtgTTTCTTAGAACGAATAACgacgttaaattaaattaaataatgaattCAGTGTGGCCAAAAGAATAGGTATAGGTGTGTTCCCGTACGACAATCTCAGCTGTGTTCCCACACAATTCCCCCAAATGAAAGCCTTATCTGGGAACCAATAAGGTTGAGTTTAATGCTCATGATTAATCCGTGGAGCGGGTTTCCACCTACTGTTGTACGGGGAGGCTCGTTGAGGCGCAAGGCTGCCGCGAACTCCCTGATCTAATGAGAACGCGTCGGTGGCCCAGTGGTTGGTATTAAAGTGTTTGACGGAATGCTTGGCTGCCGTGAGATTGGAAGAATTGCCCAGCAATTCCGGAAAGACTTGAGCATGGCTGTAAATTTGTTGGTTTGAGTAAGTACTGTGATGGCCATGAATGATTCTTATGGAGGTGAAGGAGGTGAGCTGGAGTCTGCGGGGGCGGCAGATGAGCTTGAGACTGCGAGTGCGGCAGATGAGCTTGAGACTGCGGCTGCGACAGATGAGCTTGAGTATGCAGCTGCGGTAGATGAGCTTGAGTCTTCAGGTGCGGCAGATGAGCTTCAGACTGCGGCTGCGGCAGGTGAGCTTGGGTCTGCAGGTGCGGCAGATGAGCTTGAGGGTGGGGTAACCGAAATATCCGCGCCTTTATTGACGAAGAATTTCGTACCTGTTGTACGTTGGTATATGAATAATCGACGAGGCATTGTCTTGTCACCAGTGTCCGCCGTGTCTACTGGGGGCGACTGGCGTTTTCCGGGAAGGCACAAGACTGCGTGCACTTGTTGGCACGTGCGCCGAATCTCCGATTATAACAGCACGTGGATGTTGGTTTGGCCTTTTCCATGATGCGTGTTGGGAAGTCGTAGGGGTCACCAATTATGTGGGCGAATAGATCCCCCacatgtactttttattttatattaacacTATTTATTTGTGATGTTTAATTCAAGACTGTTAAGATAAAAACTTATAACTTATAAAGGAAGTCTAATTTTATATATCTTGTCGTTTGCAAGAACGCTTCTCGAATCATCTCTTTCTTAGAACGAataagtgcccatttacacgatgtctccactggaagggaaacattttgttcgggggtgaaggacggccgcggaagagggaagggaatttgtctcctgtactggcgacacgctttgtgcttcttattcgtatttccaatcttaaagcaatttttgacagttgcttcatttgttttcttcttctgtgggagaaggttctgagttatgtgttggttttcaagcaaacggaagataacaaagatgacaaacatccgaacactgcttgggaaatgcacgattatttttgctagtaaagtaggtataatttaaaatatataatggggcatttttatgttgaattctaattttacccgcatttctagatactcaagttaattttaagttaatgatttacatatgaagtatttttaatttaattttttttattcaagtataagaatttataaatatatttcaataaaaaaaaaaacaaattatttattatttaaccagtttgcatttttcattcatatacatatttaagaaactgttgtcgaacgctctctgctttacatgtaagcgcgtgcgagaatacatccgaaccagacgatg from Anastrepha obliqua isolate idAnaObli1 chromosome 2, idAnaObli1_1.0, whole genome shotgun sequence harbors:
- the LOC129238896 gene encoding protein ELYS homolog; the encoded protein is MEWYEIAVDGERTVKFPSRTLQPDASQHQHQKHFQQRDIAAAAADEDCAVPQQLGGIIKRGAWSWLASGNALDITALRTGQTIATYEFTEILGYDNCCIRCVEELFPENTETVLLAVCLECFRAAGGGCSFVAIYSIEHGRVLSCIELSLHITAAAFVSGNCCRRSLLQNFDGCLSVGSEEGVILLLDLNIKKLLSACGERMGAPVGQLTDTITVCKIADYNLPLAEIHRTFRQTRQDDAHFGLQIEVIDTPCAVQCLLPIDVSLGLAIGLEDGRLAFYDLAEMQIFHIAIPQPMYVMAPVMKLSYLEPLDDPRHCLYVWAMHENGENLNAVLHTLIYEKRLMEKDGFYYFESFLTCIPRLQLPLESTKSVAIGCQSISKIQNSSFNISLGSGLNATLADEDGYCLSALTWYSTLEEKNKLLIFDLNQWYKEEMPNSFMNQKCPNYLAGYVLSGRQCALGAFLNPSTIAHFNSLQRFEEHFYPNSLSFDCVLLLEDSTLGYTWIGAQNKIINVLRASNSSIFLEPDMYFREILRARLLPQFSELNVDSTFSRLAIYETILCVALEHNCFSLLRDCAKCWADGSFMGSNFTATTGISLSTLTDWIWKRATEIKTRCNDLSKGLFDYAGYPLDPREQKELGYLTRQLKLLADLLGEVLSTGKRYIPDKVFLNLETQNKSMRMASEYQDVLLWLLNIRLLPEMQHNRNNHNSYKEHSKAKEDINFIQYPYDDLKNLYTRRRAFFARINENLISKKTGSCRLLFIDALITHECKGDVLRECWLENGGNGLYPPPSIEAMLRVMLVPDVEFESKCAILLYFFLDLHMTIDEHAHKEVVESFVKFPSVFKLTAALIKTVQSLWNLDHGLFMPAVDEFISPFNNNQTYTQWMLELLIESLLSQNAADFALRILEARSTLISPVLKLKTLLANDLISEAFHFSRSKQDDSLLELFFKCCLCAGKYGVIRDLALSEREGQLVQRILRTSKTHGAENLHFVYLLQKSKYIEAVSYLDELSRAKSLRMNYGNEGIVVDSADTPNLVLSAFNTTMAPVTQGLTDVYFRIKNKIKKKEADNHSPVPLSCQLIKQNANNLLGGIYHSSALSAHFATYYWGEMGDERQRNVASASALLSANNAPFLRKPQVETCHLHMKQSAQSGVSYPQPYRLTEKRTLAEREMELDDATGKVSTALNTIAQPRKRRRLLGQEIIKDLGHFMQINKTASQLTAHGFDMQTAYKPEENTNELTPQKMPAASTEFLTQPLITPRRRLNALDESRSVGLSTTTISELHSILKTSNTPERTERGYSARRELHSAIDESKNLRFKLPATEIVEDSPAKLKHGDAKINTDIGKRRLVSTTTIIDEADKNVAKDEMPHATAETPNEIAQEDIELAEDEAIDELLIEVRHEIPSSATSSPANQKVVMQVVSGEPDSSKRIQVLEEEEEAEDFYSPLSSRNNSLIIEGVRSPITSTTTTFASSDYESKTSKVFRFSGPQPRKPLARLSAERSQSRTPEKQMPERKEEKEENQQSPGCVEKQSSSRHASVTSSGYSTAVTNAVDCRKPSFQIKSVMSLASSDFAPYSSSSKISSTLSKFNLQDTTVQEQRGKLSECSTVVGSFSVEESRFPGTDEIDNMEKPTAAYIQLKRTASEFVRPTTVQHLHANTTLDMSSYEFTLAEDGAKQKAAVLKSMETDELMNMDEDVEPEIEEINVNKEQLVPKFNAKSNDYVTAPAETDLYSDALGITVQHATDVDIEESEDSNDVVALLNNPEAAVEKLKNQTAADESDSDVIILSSSASSPQMHVDNQQFDSDSESDNDESEEGGEEEDVSYVHYTHKPNSAGNLSDSSSIEVIEESHSDGSDRSGSGEMTRKSILRTNILQEEREAYVHAPVNENDFEESNTGENTQHTKKEKSKKENITDIQSDSKDSYSNSASVENEERIEVEEAASSCADYEELVLRETVVFEESEDEQQADEDNQEAGSYFSKSVFVQNDAKITIEELKVNAYNATSQEIYVELGSDVFYCDAETTSESVEMYGKCDDEINVVVASTSKKILTHTVNLTAKLPEELLQGVEKPKLNEKVSTHSIIDKDIIEEHKKVNKNIGSDVAATVANKRPIFATASPEGKNKYRIEESEEEKQISLSVGEKEDTKKAEQCLQEEGQISMRGNEGEDIEKTKIEEPEEEDQISLHVDECDLSEVELLEVDENGKNPTTEKQSTVKSTSKTAEEDLEESSQKPQSPKSHLLSERESKSELRNSPQNDSKLLEKSLRSSQISVPGEKACLKREYSTLNTLLEEGETITISSIPKNTRYSHRGTSVPPLVDLTASPAFDEIITPRRNTRGISMPPQTTAQQEQEASVHTPERSTSSRRSNRASSAQPSEEMIALLGTPRTRRSSRGVSMPHDVDENDSFMRLRTARGTSVPPATKIVARRRSTLLDPVDENTPVLDSPSTRTRSRMRLNSTESELNSSIVSGSEQAPQSKRKRRSSITSNVSEHQTTPSSRRTRRSNAAAESEITTSEAGSPKTPVRRTRRQSTNAENLDAMTSIDKNEHETQESTNTNENATEEVLYSSARRLTRTQLAIMEKSAVLRKIKPVEGLHSGTSKSSPTTKGARKRRSSRSTVPDSDDVESISSHRSNISGTQKRRVTRSSVKDKEENDDDLVSVGSSVGSERLYMLRSKEPKSSPNTTLGTILEDEGEEAGPKKRSMPIKKRLSKSHGEPSP